One genomic window of Desmospora activa DSM 45169 includes the following:
- a CDS encoding phosphotriesterase family protein has protein sequence MGRIRTLTGEIEPHQLGFTYSHEHLVCRPPYWQEKGEDDLLLDDPEKTRSDLLEFQKGGGNSVVDATAVDYGRDVPAVVQLARETGLNILGTAGFNKSFLWTAPLKDDLKRLVGDYSTYEEWIVEATVEALTDFVVREVEVGLEGTPYRAGQVKFGTGYNRITPLEVKTIRAVARAHHVTRAPIHSHTEAGTMALEQLEILRQENVNPAFVSFGHMDRNPDPFYHEQIARTGAFLCFDGIAKIKYAPESTRIDCILGLVEKGYEDQILISGDTARKSYYKTYDHGLGLGYIINRWVPRFIDEAEQRGLDGERLVNKFFVENPARCFAFKD, from the coding sequence ATGGGTCGAATACGAACATTGACAGGGGAGATTGAACCACACCAGCTCGGATTTACTTATTCCCACGAGCATTTGGTATGCCGTCCTCCCTATTGGCAGGAAAAAGGAGAGGACGACCTGCTCCTGGATGATCCAGAAAAAACCAGATCCGATCTGTTGGAGTTTCAAAAAGGTGGCGGAAACAGCGTTGTGGACGCCACAGCGGTCGATTATGGTCGCGATGTTCCAGCTGTGGTGCAACTGGCGCGTGAAACCGGCCTCAACATCCTAGGGACGGCTGGATTTAATAAAAGTTTTTTATGGACCGCTCCGCTCAAAGATGATTTAAAGCGGTTGGTCGGAGACTACTCCACTTATGAGGAGTGGATCGTCGAGGCGACGGTGGAAGCGTTGACGGACTTTGTCGTGCGGGAAGTGGAAGTAGGGCTGGAAGGAACACCGTATCGGGCGGGACAGGTGAAGTTTGGCACCGGTTATAATCGGATCACCCCCTTGGAAGTAAAAACGATTCGTGCGGTCGCCCGGGCACACCATGTCACTCGTGCTCCGATTCACTCCCACACGGAAGCGGGGACGATGGCTTTGGAGCAACTGGAGATCCTGCGTCAGGAAAATGTGAATCCCGCCTTTGTCAGCTTTGGTCATATGGATCGCAATCCCGATCCTTTTTATCATGAACAGATTGCCCGTACCGGCGCCTTTCTCTGCTTTGACGGCATCGCCAAAATCAAGTACGCCCCGGAAAGTACCCGTATTGATTGCATTCTGGGGCTAGTGGAAAAAGGATATGAGGATCAAATTTTGATCAGTGGCGATACGGCCAGAAAAAGCTATTACAAAACTTACGATCATGGATTGGGACTGGGGTATATCATCAACCGTTGGGTTCCGCGCTTCATCGATGAAGCGGAGCAAAGAGGGTTGGACGGGGAGCGGTTGGTCAATAAATTCTTTGTGGAAAACCCTGCCCGCTGCTTTGCATTTAAGGACTGA
- a CDS encoding creatininase family protein, with product MQFQEQTSARIREQIQSSPLAILPLGAVEAHGPHLPLGTDNDLAEELSKRLAKRVNGWVLPTLPYGQVWSLSDFPGSLSVSNETLIRLLTDLGDSLVRQGFRIWVILNAHLGNAVAVKEAARQLYECHPDFRVFYFFYPGTQAAISEVREKPPVHPTYFHACEMETSYMLYLAGEKVDMSQAIDDVPDIPPESEVTPTPWSTFTQSAVLGYATLATREKGERVIETALDRMTEIVLQAKEDLEDLDRG from the coding sequence TTGCAATTTCAAGAGCAGACATCCGCACGAATCCGAGAACAGATTCAATCCTCCCCGCTCGCTATTCTTCCCTTGGGAGCGGTGGAGGCACATGGTCCGCATTTACCTCTGGGAACGGATAACGACTTGGCTGAGGAGCTTTCCAAACGGCTGGCGAAACGAGTGAACGGTTGGGTTTTGCCTACCCTTCCTTATGGACAGGTATGGAGTTTGTCCGATTTTCCCGGAAGCTTATCTGTATCGAATGAAACCCTCATCCGTCTGTTGACAGATCTGGGGGACAGCTTGGTTCGTCAAGGCTTTCGCATCTGGGTGATCCTGAATGCTCACCTCGGAAACGCCGTCGCAGTCAAAGAGGCGGCACGGCAACTGTATGAATGTCACCCGGATTTCCGGGTTTTCTATTTTTTCTACCCGGGAACACAAGCGGCCATCTCGGAAGTGAGAGAAAAGCCGCCTGTTCATCCCACCTATTTTCATGCTTGTGAGATGGAGACCTCTTATATGTTGTATCTGGCTGGAGAAAAAGTGGATATGTCCCAAGCGATCGATGATGTTCCGGATATTCCGCCGGAATCCGAAGTGACGCCGACCCCCTGGAGTACCTTCACCCAATCCGCTGTATTGGGGTATGCCACGTTAGCCACACGAGAAAAGGGAGAGCGCGTGATTGAAACTGCATTGGACCGCATGACGGAGATCGTGCTTCAGGCCAAAGAGGACTTGGAGGATCTTGATCGCGGCTAG
- a CDS encoding SIS domain-containing protein translates to MIEAYFAKVDLLLKQILESEQDVIRQGAERVAEAIQQGGLIHLFGCGHSHLLTEEVFYRAGGLVPIHPILHEPLMLHEGALSSSKLERQNDYAAKFMEQEDIGKEDVVIVISTSGRNPVPIDVALIAKDRGAYVIGITSADYAQVPSRHKSGKLLYQCVDLSIDNHIPKGDALLSHPEVEVPFGSGSTVVGAAILQGMFAETIQMMAERGFTPPILLSGNNEGADEHNQRLVAQYRGRISNLR, encoded by the coding sequence GTGATTGAAGCGTATTTTGCCAAAGTGGATTTGCTGCTCAAACAAATCCTGGAGTCGGAACAAGACGTGATCCGGCAAGGGGCGGAGCGGGTGGCGGAAGCGATTCAACAGGGAGGGCTGATTCATTTGTTCGGCTGTGGCCATTCCCACCTGTTGACGGAAGAGGTCTTCTACCGGGCGGGTGGGTTAGTCCCGATCCATCCCATTCTGCATGAACCCTTGATGTTGCATGAAGGGGCGCTCAGCTCCTCTAAGTTGGAACGGCAAAACGATTATGCTGCAAAGTTTATGGAACAGGAGGATATCGGGAAGGAGGATGTGGTGATCGTCATCTCCACCTCCGGCCGCAATCCTGTTCCCATCGATGTTGCCCTGATCGCAAAGGATCGGGGTGCTTATGTGATCGGCATCACTTCCGCTGATTACGCACAAGTGCCATCCAGGCACAAAAGTGGCAAGCTCCTCTATCAATGTGTGGATCTCAGTATCGATAATCATATACCCAAAGGAGACGCCTTGTTGTCGCATCCGGAAGTCGAGGTCCCCTTTGGCTCCGGTTCGACGGTGGTGGGAGCGGCTATTTTGCAAGGAATGTTTGCAGAGACGATTCAAATGATGGCCGAACGAGGATTTACCCCTCCCATTCTGTTGAGCGGAAACAATGAAGGAGCGGATGAACACAATCAGCGTCTGGTAGCCCAATACCGGGGGCGGATTTCAAACCTTCGTTGA
- a CDS encoding carbon starvation CstA family protein: protein MTGPVWLTLGSLLLFFLGFRFYSRYLSERIYRLDPNFQTPAHEFRDGVDHVPTNKFVLWGHHFSSVAGASPIVGPAIAVIWGWGPALVWVVLGTIFFAGMHDLGTLWASVRNKGKSIGVITNTVMGERAKGLFLLIIFFLLLLVNAVFAVVIANLFTSFPSSVIPYWLQIPVAMTIGYLVYKRGIPLLGPSLAGLALLFLFIFVGVSNPVSMPETVFGIPSTGFWVIVMLLYGALASRLPVWLLLQPRDYINSHMLFLGLAVLYLGLFVTQPEFNAPFFNDAVPEGTPPLLPLLFVTIACGAISGFHGLVGSGTSSKQLDKETDARFVGYFGAMGEGLLALIAIMATAAGFATIDNWNEHYGSWETANGGGVGAFVTGAGNFIASLGIPPEVGTTFISIMIVAFAATTLDTSMRLQRFILGEIGEQYKVAPLKNIDVATVIAFLACVALAFLADPSNPGQGGMVLWPLFGTTNQLTAGLSLIVITLMLWKWGRNYMISLIPLVFIVGMTTWGMVLNIMNYISQGNTLLTVVGILVLALNVWLVLEGILAWRRGRDVPIKPGTSA from the coding sequence GTGACAGGACCAGTGTGGTTAACGCTCGGTTCATTGCTGTTGTTCTTTTTGGGCTTTCGTTTTTATTCACGCTATCTTTCGGAACGGATTTATCGGTTGGACCCTAATTTTCAGACGCCGGCTCATGAATTTCGGGACGGGGTGGATCATGTACCCACCAACAAATTTGTCTTGTGGGGACATCACTTTAGTTCTGTTGCCGGGGCTTCCCCGATCGTGGGTCCGGCTATCGCCGTTATTTGGGGATGGGGACCGGCGCTGGTGTGGGTGGTGCTAGGGACGATTTTCTTTGCCGGCATGCATGACTTAGGCACATTGTGGGCTTCGGTGCGCAATAAAGGGAAATCAATCGGCGTCATCACCAATACCGTGATGGGGGAAAGGGCAAAAGGGCTATTTTTGCTCATCATCTTCTTTTTATTGTTGCTGGTTAATGCCGTATTCGCAGTGGTGATCGCCAATCTGTTTACCAGTTTTCCCAGTAGCGTCATCCCATATTGGCTTCAGATTCCGGTGGCCATGACAATCGGGTATCTGGTGTATAAACGGGGGATTCCACTGTTGGGACCGTCGTTGGCGGGGCTTGCGCTCTTGTTTCTATTTATCTTTGTTGGCGTATCCAATCCGGTATCGATGCCGGAGACGGTGTTTGGCATTCCTTCCACCGGTTTTTGGGTCATCGTGATGCTCTTGTACGGCGCGCTCGCATCGCGCTTGCCGGTATGGCTGTTGCTGCAACCGCGGGATTATATTAATTCTCATATGTTGTTTTTAGGATTAGCGGTGTTATATCTGGGTCTGTTTGTGACACAGCCGGAGTTTAACGCCCCTTTCTTCAATGATGCGGTACCGGAAGGGACACCACCGTTGTTGCCGCTGTTGTTTGTGACGATCGCTTGCGGTGCTATCTCCGGTTTTCATGGCTTGGTCGGATCGGGAACCTCTTCCAAACAGTTGGATAAAGAGACCGATGCTCGCTTTGTCGGCTATTTTGGGGCGATGGGCGAAGGATTGTTGGCACTGATCGCCATCATGGCAACGGCTGCCGGGTTTGCCACCATCGACAATTGGAACGAACATTACGGTTCATGGGAGACGGCCAATGGCGGCGGTGTAGGCGCCTTCGTCACCGGTGCCGGCAACTTTATCGCCAGTTTGGGAATTCCGCCGGAAGTGGGGACTACCTTTATCTCCATTATGATCGTAGCGTTTGCCGCTACTACCCTCGATACCTCGATGCGTCTACAACGCTTTATTCTAGGTGAGATCGGGGAACAGTACAAAGTGGCTCCGCTGAAAAACATCGATGTGGCTACCGTGATCGCCTTTCTGGCCTGTGTCGCTCTCGCTTTTCTCGCCGATCCCTCCAATCCGGGGCAGGGTGGAATGGTGCTGTGGCCGCTGTTTGGTACCACCAACCAATTGACCGCCGGTCTTTCCCTGATCGTGATTACACTGATGCTGTGGAAATGGGGGCGCAACTACATGATCTCCCTAATCCCGCTAGTGTTTATTGTTGGGATGACGACATGGGGAATGGTGTTAAACATCATGAACTACATTTCCCAAGGAAATACCCTGTTGACGGTGGTGGGGATTTTGGTGCTGGCACTTAATGTTTGGTTGGTGTTGGAGGGAATTCTGGCATGGCGGCGCGGACGTGATGTGCCGATTAAGCCGGGAACCTCTGCTTGA
- a CDS encoding cory-CC-star protein — protein MERTADRAREMWEQFKIFYEEMYFAPYRRTMLREIRNEEDVFKLLAFSEMLGLPNPVSYYTMELLPFMLEDFHEWHQRMGMERSPLDGFKCC, from the coding sequence ATGGAACGGACTGCGGATCGGGCCCGCGAGATGTGGGAGCAGTTTAAAATCTTTTACGAAGAAATGTACTTCGCCCCGTACCGCCGTACCATGTTAAGAGAGATTCGGAACGAGGAAGATGTATTTAAACTGTTGGCTTTCTCTGAAATGCTGGGTCTACCCAATCCCGTTTCCTATTACACCATGGAGCTGTTGCCGTTTATGTTGGAGGATTTCCATGAATGGCATCAGCGAATGGGGATGGAACGATCGCCTTTGGACGGGTTCAAATGTTGTTGA
- a CDS encoding ArsA family ATPase: protein MASANGDGTIAFGRVQMLLSKRSESIAFFGGKGGVGKTTCSSAYAFALANKGLKTLLVSTDPAHSVGDLLEVKAGPEAVEVADQLWVREIDPEEASYRYLNEVKGNMRGLAAPSLWKEVERQMDFAAASPGADEAALFDDMVSTILTAESEYDRIVFDTAPTGHTLRLLSLPELMSVWVEGMLARRAKTKELHRMWHNVAGVSEVEEPRDQVYELLERRKNRFAAARKRLLDEKATSFYFVLNPERLSILESAKAMALLQKYGVSTGGVIVNRVLPADVDGSFLAKRREQEAQYLQEIAERFSNRQQLHIPMQAEDIRGLAGVAEIGEWMNRNRFGSL from the coding sequence ATGGCATCAGCGAATGGGGATGGAACGATCGCCTTTGGACGGGTTCAAATGTTGTTGAGCAAACGCTCCGAGTCGATCGCTTTCTTCGGGGGCAAAGGCGGTGTGGGGAAGACGACTTGCTCCAGCGCCTATGCCTTTGCCTTAGCAAATAAAGGGTTAAAGACTTTGCTGGTTTCCACTGATCCTGCTCATTCCGTCGGGGATTTGCTGGAAGTGAAAGCAGGGCCGGAAGCGGTAGAGGTAGCCGATCAGTTGTGGGTACGAGAGATTGATCCAGAGGAAGCTTCCTATCGATATCTAAATGAAGTAAAGGGAAATATGCGCGGGCTGGCGGCCCCCTCTTTATGGAAAGAGGTGGAGCGGCAAATGGATTTTGCCGCCGCTTCTCCCGGCGCCGATGAGGCGGCCTTGTTTGACGATATGGTTTCCACTATACTGACAGCGGAGTCGGAATACGATCGTATTGTGTTTGACACCGCGCCTACAGGGCATACGTTGCGTCTGTTGTCGTTGCCGGAGCTGATGAGTGTTTGGGTGGAGGGAATGTTAGCCCGTCGCGCTAAAACGAAGGAATTGCACCGCATGTGGCACAATGTAGCCGGTGTGAGCGAGGTGGAGGAGCCGCGGGATCAGGTGTATGAGTTGTTGGAGCGGCGGAAGAATCGTTTTGCCGCTGCGCGCAAGCGCCTCTTGGATGAAAAAGCGACGTCCTTTTACTTTGTACTCAATCCTGAACGCCTGTCTATCCTGGAGTCCGCGAAAGCGATGGCGTTGTTGCAGAAATACGGCGTCTCAACCGGGGGAGTAATCGTCAACCGGGTGTTACCCGCCGATGTTGACGGCAGCTTCCTAGCGAAGCGGAGGGAACAGGAGGCACAGTATCTACAGGAAATCGCGGAGCGCTTTTCCAACCGGCAGCAGTTGCACATTCCGATGCAGGCGGAGGATATCCGTGGGCTGGCCGGAGTGGCGGAAATTGGTGAGTGGATGAATCGAAATCGCTTTGGTTCTTTGTAA
- a CDS encoding ATP-binding protein — translation MGKRWKLRLQTRTILMVSGLLLLIVGLMGVSIYSQMVAIVEKETGQRALNLAETLAGDPELIAAFQEPEPWTKIQPMAERIRKQSGAQFVVVGNRQGIRYSHPIPERIGRSMVGGDNDRALVNKESYVSKATGSLGPSLRGKTPIIDESGEVIGLVSVGFLMESVADMTLAYLMKMVWFFLLAFVVGVGGAIWLARSIKHATSGLEPDEIASLYKERSAVIEAVREGIIVVDGDGKVTLVNRAASRILGLSKGADVRGRELKELLPDTRLPYVVESGEKELDRRIQINGREIVVNRYPIRSPEGERVVGAVASFRLKSDMDELNEQLSQVSRYTEALRAQTHEFHNTLYTISGLIQLGSYKEALAMIHQETVENQDRIQRIVKGIPDPRLGGILLGFFNRAKERKVDFSLDEDSRLQPLPADFDRQGLVHIIGNLITNAFEAVDKNPPDQRQVRLYIGDTGGEILLEVEDSGQGITDGDTVRIWERGYSTKKGEKRGFGLPKVKETVEDMGGYIALERGELGGALFVVAVPRIHGGERREGGNTDG, via the coding sequence ATGGGTAAACGGTGGAAGCTGCGCCTGCAGACGCGCACCATTCTGATGGTGTCGGGTTTGTTGTTGTTGATCGTGGGATTGATGGGGGTATCCATTTACTCGCAGATGGTGGCGATCGTCGAAAAGGAGACGGGGCAGCGCGCATTAAACCTGGCGGAGACGTTGGCGGGGGATCCGGAGTTGATTGCGGCCTTTCAAGAGCCGGAGCCTTGGACAAAGATTCAACCGATGGCAGAACGCATCCGCAAACAATCCGGTGCACAATTTGTGGTGGTGGGAAACCGGCAGGGGATTCGTTACTCCCACCCGATTCCGGAGCGTATCGGCCGCTCGATGGTGGGTGGGGACAATGACCGTGCCCTGGTGAATAAAGAATCATATGTCTCTAAAGCGACGGGCAGTTTAGGCCCCTCCCTGCGCGGAAAAACGCCGATTATCGATGAATCGGGGGAAGTGATCGGGTTAGTTTCTGTCGGCTTTTTGATGGAGAGTGTGGCCGATATGACCCTCGCCTACCTGATGAAAATGGTGTGGTTTTTTCTGTTGGCGTTTGTGGTGGGAGTAGGGGGAGCGATCTGGCTGGCACGCAGCATTAAACACGCCACATCGGGCTTGGAACCGGATGAGATCGCATCGTTGTATAAAGAGCGAAGCGCCGTGATTGAGGCGGTGCGGGAAGGGATTATTGTCGTGGATGGGGATGGTAAAGTTACCCTGGTAAACCGGGCTGCTTCCCGTATACTCGGCTTGTCAAAGGGAGCAGATGTGCGAGGGAGGGAGTTGAAAGAGCTCTTGCCCGATACACGGTTACCCTATGTGGTTGAAAGCGGGGAAAAGGAGTTGGATCGGCGCATCCAAATAAACGGGCGTGAAATCGTAGTCAACCGTTATCCCATTCGCTCACCGGAAGGGGAGCGGGTGGTAGGAGCGGTAGCCAGCTTCCGCTTAAAGTCGGATATGGATGAGTTAAATGAACAGCTCTCCCAAGTCTCCCGGTATACCGAGGCATTGCGTGCACAAACCCATGAGTTTCACAATACGCTCTATACCATCTCCGGCTTAATCCAGTTGGGTTCCTACAAAGAAGCGTTGGCAATGATCCACCAAGAGACCGTGGAAAATCAAGATCGGATTCAGCGAATCGTCAAGGGCATCCCCGATCCTCGCCTGGGCGGAATTCTGCTCGGTTTTTTCAATCGGGCAAAAGAGCGAAAGGTGGACTTTTCCCTGGATGAGGACAGTCGCTTGCAGCCATTGCCCGCTGACTTTGATCGGCAAGGATTGGTCCATATCATCGGTAATTTGATCACCAACGCCTTTGAAGCTGTCGACAAAAATCCTCCAGACCAACGCCAAGTCCGACTGTATATCGGTGATACGGGAGGAGAGATCTTATTGGAAGTGGAGGATTCGGGACAGGGAATAACGGATGGTGACACTGTTCGGATCTGGGAGCGGGGGTATTCCACCAAAAAGGGGGAGAAACGGGGATTCGGCCTCCCCAAGGTAAAGGAAACAGTAGAAGATATGGGGGGCTATATTGCTCTGGAGCGGGGTGAATTGGGTGGGGCGCTGTTTGTGGTCGCCGTACCCCGTATCCATGGTGGGGAGAGGCGAGAAGGAGGGAATACCGATGGCTGA
- a CDS encoding response regulator → MADRNDPIEVLIVEDDRRVAGIHRRFAEKVEGFHVAGTAHSGEEAQEWLRIFQPDLVLLDIYLPDMKGTDLLWFIREYTRKTDVIMITAAGETDLVQEAMRGGVVDYMVKPIAFERFRTSLEQYRMDREQLAKTRSMDQDQIDALRSVTQATRSLADESPPVPKGIDPITLDKVKQALQTDSNGKTAEETGKAIGASRSTARRYLEYLVAIDKATADVSYGGIGRPERRYRLR, encoded by the coding sequence ATGGCTGATCGAAATGATCCTATTGAAGTGTTAATCGTAGAAGACGACCGGCGCGTAGCGGGAATCCACCGTCGGTTCGCGGAAAAGGTGGAAGGGTTCCATGTCGCTGGCACGGCTCATAGCGGTGAAGAAGCACAAGAGTGGCTGCGTATCTTTCAACCGGATTTGGTATTGCTGGATATTTATCTGCCGGATATGAAAGGGACTGATTTGTTATGGTTTATCCGGGAGTATACCCGTAAAACGGATGTGATTATGATCACGGCGGCGGGGGAAACCGACTTGGTACAGGAGGCGATGCGGGGAGGTGTGGTGGATTATATGGTGAAACCGATCGCGTTTGAGCGTTTCCGCACCAGTTTGGAACAGTATCGTATGGACCGAGAACAGCTCGCCAAAACGCGATCGATGGATCAGGATCAGATTGACGCCCTGAGGAGTGTCACCCAAGCAACCCGTTCTTTAGCAGACGAATCCCCACCAGTACCAAAGGGAATCGATCCCATCACCTTAGATAAAGTAAAGCAAGCGCTACAAACGGATTCCAACGGCAAAACGGCGGAAGAGACCGGCAAGGCTATCGGTGCCAGCCGCTCCACCGCCCGTCGCTATCTGGAATACCTCGTCGCCATCGATAAAGCGACCGCCGATGTCTCCTATGGCGGTATCGGCCGTCCCGAGCGGCGCTATCGCTTGCGGTAG
- a CDS encoding purine-cytosine permease family protein, whose amino-acid sequence MKLSFFAKDDFARQPVPLSERRSWIPLTLVWFALGTDIIAALIGASLATGQTVANAMIVVSVSSLILGLLGGLGSYVGSTTGLSTGLISQFAFGNIGGRIVTTFIAIVFFISFGVYVGAFGESFQHLLQSVFGINLSVSWAAVIGGAMMTITATIGYKAIERLSAISFPLMLFLLSGLAGTIIGTEAKGEWFFVEPAGGTTMTILAGISFILAGWAPIVVISPDIARWAKSPRDAFLSGFLGFLLGNFFMISLTVMMVRITGIENVIQIMLSLNWGILAITILVLAQWTTNDNLLYSSGLALSSLIRNTPKYILTLITGVVGAILAYFQLHNHLLTVFSITGVLIAPVASIYMVEFFLLNRHRFMFTFIQNKKIPSIYWTAIVSWIIASTVGLMTIPAADYGLELFELTGASSLDTFLVAGLVHFLLGKLAIRNESQEKGVTNA is encoded by the coding sequence GTGAAACTCAGCTTTTTTGCGAAGGATGATTTTGCTCGCCAACCGGTTCCACTATCGGAAAGGCGGAGTTGGATTCCGCTCACGTTGGTCTGGTTTGCCTTGGGAACCGACATTATTGCTGCGTTAATCGGCGCTTCATTAGCAACAGGGCAGACTGTCGCGAATGCGATGATCGTAGTCTCTGTCTCTAGCTTAATCCTGGGTTTGCTTGGTGGGCTTGGCTCCTATGTGGGCAGCACAACGGGCTTATCGACCGGTCTTATTTCTCAATTTGCTTTTGGCAATATCGGTGGACGGATCGTCACTACTTTTATCGCCATTGTGTTCTTTATTAGCTTCGGGGTATATGTCGGCGCTTTTGGTGAATCATTTCAGCACCTACTGCAAAGCGTGTTTGGTATTAATCTATCGGTATCCTGGGCTGCTGTGATCGGTGGAGCCATGATGACGATCACGGCCACGATTGGCTATAAAGCAATTGAGCGGCTGAGCGCGATTTCTTTTCCCTTGATGCTGTTTCTTTTGAGTGGATTAGCTGGAACCATTATCGGAACTGAGGCGAAAGGGGAATGGTTTTTCGTTGAACCCGCTGGCGGGACCACCATGACGATCTTGGCGGGGATTTCTTTCATTCTGGCGGGATGGGCACCCATCGTCGTCATTTCCCCAGATATCGCACGTTGGGCCAAATCGCCGCGAGACGCTTTTTTATCCGGTTTTCTTGGGTTCTTGTTGGGTAACTTTTTTATGATTAGCCTAACGGTGATGATGGTACGGATCACAGGAATTGAAAATGTAATTCAGATCATGTTGTCATTGAATTGGGGTATTCTTGCGATAACCATTTTGGTTCTTGCCCAATGGACCACCAATGATAACCTCTTATATTCCAGTGGTTTGGCTTTATCTAGTCTGATCCGAAACACACCGAAATACATACTAACTTTGATCACGGGGGTTGTGGGGGCGATCCTTGCCTATTTCCAACTTCACAATCACTTGTTGACGGTTTTTTCGATCACAGGCGTTTTGATCGCACCGGTAGCCTCCATCTACATGGTGGAATTTTTCCTGCTGAATCGTCATCGGTTTATGTTTACATTCATTCAAAATAAAAAAATCCCTTCGATTTACTGGACTGCGATCGTTTCCTGGATTATTGCCAGTACAGTGGGATTAATGACAATCCCCGCTGCTGATTATGGGCTAGAACTATTTGAATTAACTGGCGCTTCAAGCCTTGACACCTTTTTGGTTGCCGGTTTGGTGCACTTTCTCCTCGGTAAACTAGCAATACGAAACGAATCACAAGAAAAGGGTGTAACCAATGCATAA
- a CDS encoding GNAT family N-acetyltransferase has translation MNIQIRHAEAKDLISLTAIYNHAVTHTTATFDLEEQTLEQRKKWIESFNFDTYPLLVAEMEGAVAGYACLSPYRSKPAYARTVELSVYVDPAFQGKGVGSALMADLLERAREAGHHAVLAGITGGNGGSVRLHRRFGFREVGCLQQVGWKFGAWQDVYFYQLTLDE, from the coding sequence ATGAACATCCAGATTCGTCATGCAGAAGCAAAAGATCTTATTTCCCTGACAGCGATTTATAACCATGCAGTTACTCACACGACGGCTACGTTTGATTTAGAAGAGCAAACGTTGGAGCAACGGAAAAAGTGGATAGAGAGCTTTAATTTCGATACTTATCCACTGTTGGTGGCTGAAATGGAGGGAGCAGTAGCGGGATACGCGTGCTTGTCACCCTATCGCAGTAAGCCGGCATACGCTCGTACCGTAGAGTTATCCGTATATGTCGATCCCGCTTTTCAGGGAAAAGGAGTGGGATCTGCTTTGATGGCGGATTTACTGGAGCGAGCTCGTGAAGCAGGACATCATGCGGTTCTGGCGGGGATAACAGGGGGAAACGGCGGCAGTGTTCGCCTACATCGACGATTTGGATTTCGCGAAGTGGGCTGCTTGCAGCAAGTGGGGTGGAAGTTTGGTGCATGGCAGGATGTTTATTTTTATCAGTTGACATTGGATGAGTAA